One genomic window of Elaeis guineensis isolate ETL-2024a chromosome 2, EG11, whole genome shotgun sequence includes the following:
- the LOC105053528 gene encoding jacalin-related lectin 19 isoform X1: protein MAKVVEAGPFGGSGDDIVDMGAADRLPEIKIRSGIAAKVVKVGPFGGSFGDMFDMGAADQLLEIKIRSGIAVDAIIITYLVNGRIETRRFGGEGGEESLQLKFRPGEFLIEMSGSSSRHGFISSLNFRTNFDTNVPLVPEEDTPFSVSVVNSKIVGFFGRSADVLHAIGVNVVPT, encoded by the exons ATG GCCAAAGTCGTTGAGGCGGGACCTTTTGGTGGGAGTGGAGATGATATCGTCGATATGGGGGCTGCTGATCGGCTGCCGGAGATCAAAATCCGCTCTGGAATTGCC GCCAAAGTCGTTAAGGTGGGACCTTTTGGTGGGAGTTTTGGTGATATGTTCGATATGGGGGCTGCTGATCAGCTGCTGGAGATCAAAATCCGCTCTGGAATTGCCGTTGATGCTATAATTATTACGTACCTAGTTAATGGGCGCATTGAAACCCGTCGGTTTGGTGGTGAAGGTGGTGAGGAGAGCCTGCAG TTAAAATTTCGCCCAGGAGAATTTCTTATCGAGATGTCAGGCTCTTCAAGTCGTCATGGCTTCATAAGCTCACTCAACTTTCGCACCAATTTTGACACAAATGTACCACTTGTTCCGGAGGAAGACACGCCTTTTTCTGTTTCTGTGGTGAACAGTAAGATTGTCGGCTTCTTTGGACGCTCAGCAGATGTTCTTCATGCAATTGGAGTTAACGTAGTGCCAACTTGA
- the LOC105053505 gene encoding uncharacterized protein isoform X6 translates to MMDLDPRHYEHVKVNDSDAHNIVLSYLVHNCFNETAETFLVCTGMKQPVDYLVDMDKRKSIVHFALDGNALKAIELTEQLAPNLLEDDKDLYFDLLSLHFIDLVCSRKCTEALEFAQTKLTPLGRVHKYVQKLEDLMALLAYEEPEKSPMFHLLSSDYRQNIADCLNQAILAHANLPSYSSMERLIQQATVVRQFLHQELSKITVCCP, encoded by the exons AAAGTCAATGACAGTGATGCTCACAATATTGTCCTATCATATCTTGTGCATAACTGTTTCAATGAGACAGCAGAGACCTTTCTTGTTTGTACTGGAATGAAGCAGCCTGTCGATTATCTTGTGGACATGGACAAAAGAAAAT CAATAGTCCATTTTGCGTTGGATGGAAATGCTCTCAAGGCCATAGAGCTGACAGAACAACTAGCACCGAACTTACTGGAAGATGACAAGGATTTGTATTTTGATCTATTAAGCCTTCACTTTATTGATCTCGTTTGTTCAAGGAAATG CACAGAAGCTTTGGAGTTTGCTCAAACCAAATTAACACCATTGGGGAGGGTGCATAAGTATGTTCAGAAATTGGAA GACCTTATGGCTCTATTAGCTtatgaggagcctgaaaaatcacCTATGTTTCATTTACTGAGCTCCGACTACCGACAGAATATTGCAGACTGTCTGAATCAAGCTATCTTGG CACATGCCAATCTGCCTAGCTATTCTTCAATGGAAAGGCTGATACAGCAAGCAACTGTGGTTAGACAATTCCTACATCAGGAGCTCAGCAAG ATTACTGTGTGCTGCCCGTGA
- the LOC105053505 gene encoding uncharacterized protein isoform X5, with product MMDLDPRHYEHVKVNDSDAHNIVLSYLVHNCFNETAETFLVCTGMKQPVDYLVDMDKRKSIVHFALDGNALKAIELTEQLAPNLLEDDKDLYFDLLSLHFIDLVCSRKCTEALEFAQTKLTPLGRVHKYVQKLEDLMALLAYEEPEKSPMFHLLSSDYRQNIADCLNQAILAHANLPSYSSMERLIQQATVVRQFLHQELSKQQKSSSDQ from the exons AAAGTCAATGACAGTGATGCTCACAATATTGTCCTATCATATCTTGTGCATAACTGTTTCAATGAGACAGCAGAGACCTTTCTTGTTTGTACTGGAATGAAGCAGCCTGTCGATTATCTTGTGGACATGGACAAAAGAAAAT CAATAGTCCATTTTGCGTTGGATGGAAATGCTCTCAAGGCCATAGAGCTGACAGAACAACTAGCACCGAACTTACTGGAAGATGACAAGGATTTGTATTTTGATCTATTAAGCCTTCACTTTATTGATCTCGTTTGTTCAAGGAAATG CACAGAAGCTTTGGAGTTTGCTCAAACCAAATTAACACCATTGGGGAGGGTGCATAAGTATGTTCAGAAATTGGAA GACCTTATGGCTCTATTAGCTtatgaggagcctgaaaaatcacCTATGTTTCATTTACTGAGCTCCGACTACCGACAGAATATTGCAGACTGTCTGAATCAAGCTATCTTGG CACATGCCAATCTGCCTAGCTATTCTTCAATGGAAAGGCTGATACAGCAAGCAACTGTGGTTAGACAATTCCTACATCAGGAGCTCAGCAAG CAACAAAAATCCTCCTCTGATCAATGA
- the LOC105053505 gene encoding uncharacterized protein isoform X4 — protein MMDLDPRHYEHVKVNDSDAHNIVLSYLVHNCFNETAETFLVCTGMKQPVDYLVDMDKRKSIVHFALDGNALKAIELTEQLAPNLLEDDKDLYFDLLSLHFIDLVCSRKCTEALEFAQTKLTPLGRVHKYVQKLEDLMALLAYEEPEKSPMFHLLSSDYRQNIADCLNQAILAHANLPSYSSMERLIQQATVVRQFLHQELSKDGPPKFSLKAFLKN, from the exons AAAGTCAATGACAGTGATGCTCACAATATTGTCCTATCATATCTTGTGCATAACTGTTTCAATGAGACAGCAGAGACCTTTCTTGTTTGTACTGGAATGAAGCAGCCTGTCGATTATCTTGTGGACATGGACAAAAGAAAAT CAATAGTCCATTTTGCGTTGGATGGAAATGCTCTCAAGGCCATAGAGCTGACAGAACAACTAGCACCGAACTTACTGGAAGATGACAAGGATTTGTATTTTGATCTATTAAGCCTTCACTTTATTGATCTCGTTTGTTCAAGGAAATG CACAGAAGCTTTGGAGTTTGCTCAAACCAAATTAACACCATTGGGGAGGGTGCATAAGTATGTTCAGAAATTGGAA GACCTTATGGCTCTATTAGCTtatgaggagcctgaaaaatcacCTATGTTTCATTTACTGAGCTCCGACTACCGACAGAATATTGCAGACTGTCTGAATCAAGCTATCTTGG CACATGCCAATCTGCCTAGCTATTCTTCAATGGAAAGGCTGATACAGCAAGCAACTGTGGTTAGACAATTCCTACATCAGGAGCTCAGCAAG GATGGGCCTCCAAAATTTTCTCTGAAAGCCTTTCTGAAAAATTAG
- the LOC105053505 gene encoding uncharacterized protein isoform X2: MMDLDPRHYEHVKVNDSDAHNIVLSYLVHNCFNETAETFLVCTGMKQPVDYLVDMDKRKSIVHFALDGNALKAIELTEQLAPNLLEDDKDLYFDLLSLHFIDLVCSRKCTEALEFAQTKLTPLGRVHKYVQKLEDLMALLAYEEPEKSPMFHLLSSDYRQNIADCLNQAILAHANLPSYSSMERLIQQATVVRQFLHQELSKSIRGILMALSWQQQKSSSDQ, encoded by the exons AAAGTCAATGACAGTGATGCTCACAATATTGTCCTATCATATCTTGTGCATAACTGTTTCAATGAGACAGCAGAGACCTTTCTTGTTTGTACTGGAATGAAGCAGCCTGTCGATTATCTTGTGGACATGGACAAAAGAAAAT CAATAGTCCATTTTGCGTTGGATGGAAATGCTCTCAAGGCCATAGAGCTGACAGAACAACTAGCACCGAACTTACTGGAAGATGACAAGGATTTGTATTTTGATCTATTAAGCCTTCACTTTATTGATCTCGTTTGTTCAAGGAAATG CACAGAAGCTTTGGAGTTTGCTCAAACCAAATTAACACCATTGGGGAGGGTGCATAAGTATGTTCAGAAATTGGAA GACCTTATGGCTCTATTAGCTtatgaggagcctgaaaaatcacCTATGTTTCATTTACTGAGCTCCGACTACCGACAGAATATTGCAGACTGTCTGAATCAAGCTATCTTGG CACATGCCAATCTGCCTAGCTATTCTTCAATGGAAAGGCTGATACAGCAAGCAACTGTGGTTAGACAATTCCTACATCAGGAGCTCAGCAAG AGTATTAGAGGCATCTTAATGGCTTTGAGTTGGCAGCAACAAAAATCCTCCTCTGATCAATGA
- the LOC105053505 gene encoding uncharacterized protein isoform X3, giving the protein MMDLDPRHYEHVKVNDSDAHNIVLSYLVHNCFNETAETFLVCTGMKQPVDYLVDMDKRKSIVHFALDGNALKAIELTEQLAPNLLEDDKDLYFDLLSLHFIDLVCSRKCTEALEFAQTKLTPLGRVHKYVQKLEDLMALLAYEEPEKSPMFHLLSSDYRQNIADCLNQAILAHANLPSYSSMERLIQQATVVRQFLHQELSKSSLKCFEFCCNVLAHYLRVA; this is encoded by the exons AAAGTCAATGACAGTGATGCTCACAATATTGTCCTATCATATCTTGTGCATAACTGTTTCAATGAGACAGCAGAGACCTTTCTTGTTTGTACTGGAATGAAGCAGCCTGTCGATTATCTTGTGGACATGGACAAAAGAAAAT CAATAGTCCATTTTGCGTTGGATGGAAATGCTCTCAAGGCCATAGAGCTGACAGAACAACTAGCACCGAACTTACTGGAAGATGACAAGGATTTGTATTTTGATCTATTAAGCCTTCACTTTATTGATCTCGTTTGTTCAAGGAAATG CACAGAAGCTTTGGAGTTTGCTCAAACCAAATTAACACCATTGGGGAGGGTGCATAAGTATGTTCAGAAATTGGAA GACCTTATGGCTCTATTAGCTtatgaggagcctgaaaaatcacCTATGTTTCATTTACTGAGCTCCGACTACCGACAGAATATTGCAGACTGTCTGAATCAAGCTATCTTGG CACATGCCAATCTGCCTAGCTATTCTTCAATGGAAAGGCTGATACAGCAAGCAACTGTGGTTAGACAATTCCTACATCAGGAGCTCAGCAAG TCGTCACTGAAGTGCTTTGAATTCTGCTGCAACGTGTTGGCGCACTACTTAAGGGTTGCTTGA
- the LOC105053505 gene encoding uncharacterized protein isoform X1 — translation MMDLDPRHYEHVKVNDSDAHNIVLSYLVHNCFNETAETFLVCTGMKQPVDYLVDMDKRKSIVHFALDGNALKAIELTEQLAPNLLEDDKDLYFDLLSLHFIDLVCSRKCTEALEFAQTKLTPLGRVHKYVQKLEDLMALLAYEEPEKSPMFHLLSSDYRQNIADCLNQAILAHANLPSYSSMERLIQQATVVRQFLHQELSKVHNYLLLFAIYRYALSNLFSSKLVVLHNEIIYKLMPDFDCQLDTCNFWLKACG, via the exons AAAGTCAATGACAGTGATGCTCACAATATTGTCCTATCATATCTTGTGCATAACTGTTTCAATGAGACAGCAGAGACCTTTCTTGTTTGTACTGGAATGAAGCAGCCTGTCGATTATCTTGTGGACATGGACAAAAGAAAAT CAATAGTCCATTTTGCGTTGGATGGAAATGCTCTCAAGGCCATAGAGCTGACAGAACAACTAGCACCGAACTTACTGGAAGATGACAAGGATTTGTATTTTGATCTATTAAGCCTTCACTTTATTGATCTCGTTTGTTCAAGGAAATG CACAGAAGCTTTGGAGTTTGCTCAAACCAAATTAACACCATTGGGGAGGGTGCATAAGTATGTTCAGAAATTGGAA GACCTTATGGCTCTATTAGCTtatgaggagcctgaaaaatcacCTATGTTTCATTTACTGAGCTCCGACTACCGACAGAATATTGCAGACTGTCTGAATCAAGCTATCTTGG CACATGCCAATCTGCCTAGCTATTCTTCAATGGAAAGGCTGATACAGCAAGCAACTGTGGTTAGACAATTCCTACATCAGGAGCTCAGCAAGGTACATAATTACTTACTTTTGTTTGCTATTTATAGATATGCTTTATCTAACCTTTTTTCCTCTAAACTAGTTGTTTTACATAATGAAATCATTTATAAGCTTATGCCTGATTTTGACTGTCAGTTAGACACCTGCAATTTCTGGCTTAAAGCGTGTGGTTAA